One window from the genome of Serinibacter salmoneus encodes:
- the rpsH gene encoding 30S ribosomal protein S8 codes for MTMTDPIADMLTRLRNANSAYHETVSMPYSKLKARIAEMLQAEGFIAGWREEEAEVGKTLVLTLKYGPQRERSLAGVRRVSKPGLRVYAKSNNLPKVLGGLGVAILSTSSGLLTDRQAESKGVGGEVLAYVW; via the coding sequence ATGACGATGACAGACCCCATCGCAGACATGCTGACGCGTCTGCGCAACGCGAACTCCGCGTACCACGAGACGGTCTCCATGCCGTACTCCAAGCTCAAGGCCCGCATCGCTGAGATGCTCCAGGCCGAGGGCTTCATCGCGGGGTGGCGCGAGGAGGAGGCCGAGGTCGGCAAGACCCTCGTGCTCACCCTCAAGTACGGACCGCAGCGCGAGCGTTCGCTCGCCGGCGTGCGCCGGGTGTCCAAGCCCGGTCTGCGGGTGTATGCAAAGTCCAACAACCTGCCGAAGGTGCTCGGCGGACTCGGCGTGGCGATCCTGTCCACGTCCTCGGGTCTGCTCACCGACCGTCAGGCCGAGTCCAAGGGCGTTGGCGGGGAAGTCCTCGCCTACGTCTGGTAA
- the rplF gene encoding 50S ribosomal protein L6, with protein MSRIGKLPVVVPSAVQVSLEGDVVTVKGPKGTLTHRVPSPIKVEEADGTLVVTRPNDERESRSLHGLTRTLLANIITGVTDGYEKKLEIVGTGYRVQAKGKDLEFALGFSHPVSVTAPEGITFAVESPTKFSVSGISKQQVGEVAANIRKIRKPEPYKGKGVRYADEQVRRKVGKAGK; from the coding sequence ATGTCCCGCATTGGGAAGCTCCCCGTCGTGGTGCCCTCCGCCGTGCAGGTGTCGCTCGAGGGTGACGTCGTGACGGTCAAGGGTCCGAAGGGAACGCTGACGCACCGCGTCCCGAGCCCGATCAAGGTCGAGGAGGCCGACGGCACCCTCGTGGTGACGCGGCCGAACGACGAGCGCGAGTCGCGTTCGCTGCACGGGCTCACCCGCACGCTGCTGGCGAACATCATCACCGGCGTGACGGACGGCTACGAGAAGAAGCTGGAGATCGTCGGCACCGGGTACCGCGTGCAGGCCAAGGGCAAGGACCTCGAGTTCGCGCTCGGCTTCAGCCACCCGGTCTCGGTTACGGCACCGGAGGGCATCACCTTCGCCGTCGAGTCGCCCACCAAGTTCTCGGTCTCCGGGATCAGCAAGCAGCAGGTCGGTGAGGTCGCGGCCAACATCCGCAAGATCCGCAAGCCCGAGCCGTACAAGGGCAAGGGTGTGCGCTACGCGGACGAGCAGGTCCGCCGCAAGGTCGGAAAGGCTGGTAAGTAG
- the rplR gene encoding 50S ribosomal protein L18 → MVVSIKNAGASKATARRRRHMRLRKHITGSAERPRLVVTRSSRHMVAQLVDDATGTTLVSASTLEADLRASGEAKVDKAKVVGGLIAERAAAAGITTAVFDRGGNRYHGRVAAVADGAREGGLTL, encoded by the coding sequence ATGGTCGTCTCGATCAAGAACGCCGGAGCATCCAAGGCCACGGCCCGCCGTCGTCGGCACATGCGCCTGCGCAAGCACATCACCGGGAGCGCCGAGCGCCCCCGCCTGGTCGTCACTCGCTCGTCCCGCCACATGGTCGCGCAGCTCGTCGACGACGCCACCGGCACGACGCTGGTCTCGGCCTCCACGCTGGAGGCCGACCTGCGCGCCAGCGGCGAGGCCAAGGTCGACAAGGCCAAGGTCGTCGGTGGACTCATTGCCGAGCGGGCCGCCGCAGCCGGCATCACGACCGCGGTCTTCGACCGCGGTGGTAACCGTTACCACGGGCGCGTCGCGGCCGTGGCGGACGGCGCACGGGAAGGCGGGCTGACCCTGTGA
- the rpsE gene encoding 30S ribosomal protein S5, with product MAAPQRSRSAGSAGGNENERGNSRNDRNNDRRGGDRGGRGGRDERNQFVERVVTINRVAKVVKGGRRFSFTALVVVGDGDGTVGVGYGKAKEVPSAIAKGVEEAKKNFFRVPRIGSTIPHMVQGEAAAGVVMLRPASPGTGVIAGGPVRAVLDCAGIHDVLSKSLGSSNAINIVHATVEALRSLEEPAAVAARRGLPIEDVVPAPLLRAQAQARAEAAAKIAEGVA from the coding sequence ATGGCTGCACCGCAGCGCAGCAGGTCCGCCGGCTCGGCCGGTGGCAACGAGAACGAGCGGGGCAACTCCCGCAACGACCGCAACAACGACCGTCGCGGCGGCGACCGGGGTGGTCGCGGCGGCCGCGACGAGCGCAATCAGTTCGTCGAGCGCGTCGTCACGATCAACCGCGTGGCGAAGGTCGTCAAGGGTGGTCGCCGCTTCAGCTTCACGGCCCTCGTGGTCGTGGGTGATGGCGACGGCACCGTCGGCGTCGGCTACGGCAAGGCCAAGGAGGTGCCCTCGGCGATCGCCAAGGGCGTCGAGGAGGCGAAGAAGAACTTCTTCCGCGTGCCGCGTATCGGCAGCACCATCCCGCACATGGTGCAGGGTGAGGCCGCCGCGGGCGTCGTGATGCTCCGTCCGGCCTCGCCGGGTACCGGTGTTATCGCCGGCGGTCCGGTGCGCGCCGTGCTGGACTGCGCCGGGATCCATGACGTGCTGAGCAAGTCGCTGGGATCCTCCAACGCGATCAACATCGTGCACGCCACGGTGGAAGCGCTGCGCTCCCTGGAGGAGCCGGCCGCCGTCGCCGCGCGTCGTGGGCTCCCGATCGAGGACGTCGTCCCGGCCCCGCTGCTGCGTGCACAGGCGCAGGCTCGGGCCGAGGCCGCCGCGAAGATCGCTGAGGGGGTGGCCTGA
- the rpmD gene encoding 50S ribosomal protein L30: MAQLQVTQTRSAIGGKHNQRETLRTLGLGKIGRSSIQEDNSQVRGMIRVVDHLVTVEEVD, encoded by the coding sequence ATGGCACAGCTGCAGGTGACCCAGACGCGATCCGCCATCGGCGGCAAGCACAACCAGCGCGAGACGCTGCGCACCCTGGGCCTCGGGAAGATCGGGCGCAGCTCGATCCAGGAGGACAACTCCCAGGTGCGCGGCATGATCCGGGTGGTCGACCACCTGGTGACGGTCGAGGAGGTCGACTGA
- the rplO gene encoding 50S ribosomal protein L15, translating into MAESKKAAQPAESERTPASRTLKVHHLRPAPGSHQSKTRVGRGEGSKGKTAGRGTKGTKARYQVPAGFEGGQMPMHMRLPKLRGFTNPFRTEYQVVNLDRLAELFPKGGTVTVTDLVAAGAVRDGHKVKVLGAGDLGGVALDVTADAFSASAQEKIVAAGGTVTTA; encoded by the coding sequence ATGGCCGAGAGCAAGAAGGCGGCACAGCCCGCCGAGTCCGAGCGCACGCCGGCGAGCCGCACCCTGAAGGTGCACCACCTGCGTCCCGCACCCGGTTCCCACCAGTCGAAGACCCGCGTGGGTCGTGGTGAGGGCTCCAAGGGTAAGACGGCGGGTCGCGGTACCAAGGGCACCAAGGCCCGCTACCAGGTGCCCGCCGGGTTCGAGGGCGGCCAGATGCCGATGCACATGCGGCTGCCGAAGCTGCGTGGTTTCACCAACCCGTTCCGGACCGAGTACCAGGTCGTGAACCTGGACCGGCTGGCGGAGCTGTTCCCGAAGGGCGGGACCGTCACGGTCACCGATCTGGTGGCGGCAGGTGCGGTCCGCGACGGCCACAAGGTCAAGGTGCTCGGCGCCGGCGACCTGGGCGGCGTGGCGCTCGACGTCACGGCCGACGCCTTCTCCGCGTCCGCGCAGGAGAAGATCGTCGCCGCGGGCGGTACGGTGACCACGGCCTGA
- the secY gene encoding preprotein translocase subunit SecY, translated as MLGAFAQAFRTPDLRRKLLFTMGIIVIFRLGSFVPSPGVDYINVQQCVASTADSDVLGLINLFSGGALLQLSVFALGIMPYITASIITQLLRVVIPHFEALHKEGQAGTAKLTQYTRYLTIFLAVLQATVIVTTARTGVLFNGCGAAGDSLAVIANDTVPGILLLILTMTAGTGLVMWLAELITERGVGNGMSLLIFVSIAATFPSALWAVATAQGGLTTFALVLVLALVLITVVVFVEQSQRRIPVQYAKRMIGRRMYGGTSTYIPLKINMANVIPVIFASSILMLPPLAAQFGDPNAGWVRWIVEHFTTQSSPFYLATFSVLIVFFAFFYTSITFNPDEVADNMKRYGGFVPGIRAGRPTAEYLRYVVNRITSAGSIYLLLVALLPTIGFVLLNIQGVPFGGTSLLIIVSVGLETVKQIDSQLQQRHYEGILK; from the coding sequence GTGCTAGGCGCATTCGCACAGGCGTTCCGGACGCCGGACCTGCGGCGCAAGCTGCTGTTCACGATGGGGATCATCGTGATCTTCCGGCTGGGGTCGTTCGTCCCCTCACCCGGCGTCGACTACATCAACGTGCAGCAGTGCGTGGCGTCGACCGCGGACAGTGACGTCCTCGGACTGATCAATCTCTTCTCCGGCGGTGCGCTGCTGCAGCTCTCCGTGTTCGCGCTCGGGATCATGCCGTACATCACGGCGAGCATCATCACTCAGCTGCTGCGCGTGGTGATCCCGCACTTCGAGGCGCTGCACAAGGAGGGGCAGGCAGGCACGGCGAAGCTCACGCAGTACACCCGCTACCTGACGATCTTCCTCGCGGTGCTGCAGGCAACGGTCATCGTGACGACCGCCCGCACCGGCGTGCTGTTCAACGGCTGTGGCGCGGCGGGTGACAGCCTCGCGGTGATCGCGAACGACACCGTCCCGGGCATCCTGCTGTTGATCCTGACCATGACGGCCGGTACCGGCCTGGTGATGTGGCTCGCGGAGCTGATCACCGAGCGCGGCGTCGGGAACGGCATGTCGCTGCTGATCTTCGTCTCCATCGCCGCGACCTTCCCGTCGGCCCTGTGGGCGGTGGCAACGGCGCAGGGTGGGCTCACCACCTTCGCGCTCGTGCTCGTGCTGGCGCTCGTGCTGATCACCGTGGTGGTCTTCGTCGAGCAGTCGCAGCGCCGGATCCCGGTGCAGTACGCCAAGCGGATGATCGGCCGGCGCATGTACGGCGGTACGAGCACCTACATCCCGCTGAAGATCAACATGGCGAACGTGATCCCCGTGATCTTCGCGAGCTCGATCCTGATGCTCCCGCCGCTCGCTGCGCAGTTCGGGGACCCGAACGCCGGGTGGGTGCGGTGGATCGTGGAGCACTTCACCACACAGTCCTCGCCGTTCTACCTCGCGACGTTCTCGGTGCTGATCGTCTTCTTCGCGTTCTTCTACACCTCCATCACCTTCAACCCGGACGAGGTGGCGGACAACATGAAGCGCTATGGCGGCTTCGTGCCAGGGATCCGCGCCGGGCGACCCACGGCCGAGTACCTGCGCTACGTGGTGAACCGCATCACCTCCGCCGGCTCGATCTACCTGCTGCTGGTGGCGCTCCTGCCCACGATCGGCTTCGTGTTGCTGAACATCCAGGGCGTGCCGTTCGGTGGCACCTCGCTGCTGATCATCGTGAGCGTCGGCCTGGAGACCGTGAAGCAGATCGACTCCCAGCTCCAGCAGCGTCACTACGAAGGGATTCTCAAGTGA
- a CDS encoding adenylate kinase translates to MNRLLIMGPQGSGKGTQAARLAEALGVVAISTGDIFRANIKGGTELGTLAQSYSARGELVPDEVTNDMVRDRLQQEDVANGFILDGYPRNAAQVGALDVTLAELGVRLDAVVDLTVERDELLSRLAKRAEQEGREDDTAEAIERRLAVYEQETEPLLALYAERGLQVSVQGTGEVSEITEQILQALRAR, encoded by the coding sequence GTGAACCGTCTCCTGATCATGGGTCCGCAGGGATCCGGCAAGGGCACACAGGCCGCGAGGCTCGCGGAGGCGCTGGGCGTCGTGGCGATCTCTACCGGTGACATCTTCCGCGCGAACATCAAGGGTGGCACCGAGCTCGGCACGCTGGCGCAGTCCTACAGCGCGCGTGGGGAGCTCGTGCCCGACGAGGTGACCAACGACATGGTGCGCGACCGACTGCAGCAGGAGGACGTCGCCAACGGCTTCATCCTTGACGGCTACCCGCGCAATGCGGCCCAGGTCGGTGCGCTCGACGTCACGCTCGCCGAGCTCGGCGTGAGACTGGACGCCGTGGTCGACCTGACGGTGGAGCGCGATGAGCTGCTGAGCCGGCTCGCCAAGCGTGCCGAGCAGGAAGGCCGTGAGGACGACACCGCCGAGGCGATCGAACGGCGCCTGGCGGTCTACGAGCAGGAGACTGAGCCGCTGCTGGCTCTCTACGCCGAGCGTGGTCTGCAGGTCAGCGTGCAGGGGACCGGTGAGGTTTCGGAGATCACCGAGCAGATCCTGCAGGCGCTGCGCGCCCGCTGA
- the infA gene encoding translation initiation factor IF-1 encodes MGKKDGVIEIEGVVVEALPNAMFRVELSNGHKVLAMISGKMRQNYIRILPEDRVVVELTPYDLSRGRIVYRYK; translated from the coding sequence ATGGGGAAGAAGGACGGTGTCATCGAGATCGAGGGCGTCGTGGTCGAGGCCTTGCCGAACGCGATGTTTCGCGTGGAGCTGAGCAACGGTCACAAGGTGCTCGCGATGATCTCGGGCAAGATGCGCCAGAACTACATCCGGATCCTCCCCGAGGACCGGGTCGTGGTGGAGCTCACTCCCTACGACCTGAGCCGCGGCCGGATCGTCTACCGCTACAAGTAA
- the rpmJ gene encoding 50S ribosomal protein L36, with product MKVKPSVKPMCEHCQVIRRHGRVIVICSNPRHKQRQG from the coding sequence ATGAAGGTCAAGCCCAGCGTCAAGCCGATGTGCGAGCACTGCCAGGTCATCCGCCGGCACGGCCGCGTCATCGTCATCTGCTCCAACCCGCGCCACAAGCAGCGCCAGGGCTGA
- the rpsM gene encoding 30S ribosomal protein S13 translates to MARLVGVDLPREKRLEVALTYIYGIGRTRAAETLQATGISPDLRVRELEDSHLVALRDYIEANFQTEGDLRREVAADIRRKVEIGSYEGLRHRRGLPVRGQRTKTNARTRKGPKRTVAGKKKAGR, encoded by the coding sequence ATGGCACGTCTAGTCGGCGTCGACCTCCCCCGCGAGAAGCGGCTCGAGGTTGCGCTCACCTACATCTACGGCATCGGTCGCACGCGCGCCGCCGAGACCCTCCAGGCCACGGGCATCAGCCCCGACCTGCGGGTGCGGGAACTCGAGGACTCCCACCTCGTGGCCCTGCGTGACTACATCGAGGCGAACTTCCAGACCGAGGGTGACCTCCGCCGCGAGGTCGCTGCCGACATCCGTCGCAAGGTCGAGATCGGGTCCTACGAGGGACTGCGTCACCGTCGCGGCCTCCCCGTGCGTGGACAGCGCACCAAGACCAACGCGCGCACCCGCAAGGGCCCGAAGCGCACCGTGGCCGGCAAGAAGAAGGCCGGTCGCTAG
- the rpsK gene encoding 30S ribosomal protein S11, translated as MPPKTRAAAGGARKARRKERKNVSHGHAYIKSTFNNTIVSITDPSGAVIASASSGQVGFKGSRKSTPFAAQLAAEAAARRAQEHGMKKVDVFVKGPGSGRETAIRSLQATGLEVGSISDVTPQAHNGVRPPKRRRV; from the coding sequence ATGCCTCCCAAGACTCGTGCCGCCGCCGGCGGCGCACGTAAGGCGCGCCGCAAGGAGCGGAAGAACGTCTCCCACGGCCACGCGTACATCAAGTCCACGTTCAACAACACGATCGTCTCGATCACCGACCCGAGTGGCGCAGTGATCGCGTCCGCGTCCTCCGGGCAGGTCGGCTTCAAGGGCTCGCGCAAGTCGACCCCGTTCGCGGCGCAGCTCGCGGCCGAGGCCGCTGCCCGCCGCGCGCAGGAGCACGGCATGAAGAAGGTCGACGTGTTCGTGAAGGGCCCGGGTTCGGGCCGCGAGACTGCGATCCGCTCCCTGCAGGCCACCGGGTTGGAGGTCGGTTCGATCTCCGACGTGACGCCGCAGGCTCACAACGGCGTTCGTCCCCCCAAGCGCCGCCGCGTCTGA
- a CDS encoding DNA-directed RNA polymerase subunit alpha, with translation MLIAQRPALSEEVVDEYRSRFVIEPLEPGFGYTLGNSLRRTLLSSIPGAAVTSIRIDGVLHEFTTVEGVKEDVTEIILNIKNIVVSSEHDEPVVMYLRKQGPGTVTAADITPPAGVEVHNPDLHIATVNGKGKLEVELTVERGRGYVSAAQNKAFDNEIGRIPVDSIYSPVLKVTYKVEATRVEQRTDFDRLVVDVETKRAISPRDALASAGKTLVELFGLARELNTAAEGIEIGPSPTDVELAQDLAQPIEDLDLTIRSYNCLKREGIHTVGELVARSEADLLDIRNFGAKSIVEVKEKLAGLGLALKDSPADFDPSLVSDSYASEDTEYGDTYN, from the coding sequence GTGCTCATTGCACAGCGCCCCGCTCTGTCCGAGGAGGTCGTGGACGAGTACCGGTCCCGGTTCGTGATCGAACCGCTGGAGCCCGGCTTCGGCTACACCCTCGGGAACTCGCTGCGCCGCACCCTGCTGTCCTCGATTCCCGGCGCAGCCGTGACCAGCATCCGCATCGACGGTGTGCTGCACGAGTTCACGACTGTCGAGGGAGTCAAGGAGGATGTCACGGAGATCATCCTCAACATCAAGAACATCGTCGTCTCCTCCGAGCACGACGAGCCGGTCGTGATGTACCTGCGCAAGCAGGGCCCGGGCACGGTCACCGCCGCCGACATCACGCCGCCGGCCGGTGTCGAGGTGCACAACCCCGACCTGCACATCGCGACGGTCAACGGCAAGGGCAAGCTCGAGGTCGAGTTGACCGTGGAGCGTGGCCGCGGCTACGTCTCCGCGGCGCAGAACAAGGCCTTCGACAACGAGATCGGACGGATCCCGGTCGACTCGATCTACTCGCCGGTGCTGAAGGTCACGTACAAGGTCGAGGCCACCCGTGTGGAGCAGCGTACGGACTTCGACCGCCTGGTGGTCGACGTCGAGACGAAGCGGGCCATCTCGCCGCGTGACGCGCTGGCCTCGGCCGGCAAGACGCTGGTGGAGCTGTTCGGTCTCGCACGTGAGCTGAACACCGCCGCCGAGGGCATCGAGATCGGCCCCTCGCCCACGGACGTCGAACTCGCCCAGGACCTCGCGCAGCCGATCGAGGACCTCGATCTGACGATCCGGTCCTACAACTGCCTCAAGCGTGAGGGCATCCACACCGTGGGTGAGCTCGTGGCGCGCAGCGAGGCCGATCTCCTGGACATCCGCAACTTCGGCGCGAAGTCGATCGTGGAGGTCAAGGAGAAGCTCGCGGGTCTCGGACTCGCGCTGAAGGACAGCCCCGCTGACTTCGACCCGTCTCTCGTGTCCGACAGCTACGCCAGCGAGGACACCGAGTACGGCGACACCTACAACTGA
- the rplQ gene encoding 50S ribosomal protein L17, translated as MPTPTKGPRLGGGPAHERLILANLATSLFEHRRITTTETRAKRLRPLAERMVTFAKRGDLSSRRRVMTVIKDKSVVHELFTDIAPQMAERQGGYTRVTKIGPRKGDNAPMAVIELVLEPLSPKQATVAEATAATKRAAKPETEATAPVQETPAAPEPAEESAEEGTDEAK; from the coding sequence ATGCCTACGCCCACTAAGGGCCCCCGCCTCGGAGGCGGGCCGGCGCACGAGCGGCTGATCCTGGCCAACCTGGCGACCTCGCTCTTCGAGCACCGCCGTATCACGACCACCGAGACCCGCGCCAAGCGCCTGCGTCCGCTCGCCGAGCGCATGGTGACCTTCGCCAAGCGGGGCGACCTGTCCTCCCGCCGTCGCGTGATGACGGTGATCAAGGACAAGTCCGTGGTCCACGAGCTGTTCACCGACATCGCCCCGCAGATGGCTGAGCGTCAGGGTGGCTACACGCGTGTGACCAAGATCGGTCCCCGCAAGGGTGACAACGCACCGATGGCCGTGATCGAACTGGTGCTGGAGCCGCTGAGCCCGAAGCAGGCGACCGTGGCGGAGGCCACGGCCGCGACCAAGCGTGCCGCGAAGCCCGAGACCGAGGCCACCGCCCCGGTGCAGGAGACGCCGGCTGCGCCGGAACCTGCCGAGGAGAGCGCCGAGGAAGGCACCGACGAGGCCAAGTGA
- a CDS encoding helix-turn-helix transcriptional regulator produces the protein MTRALCVGREAEIAAILTEADAAVQGTRAAVLLVRGAPGSGKTTVLDQAVVSMRERGYSVARGRADALDAARPYAALLDTINRSELLSDAMREALETLRAVVDPVAVRARPGAEAARGSERVLDLTVRALRTAAQEGPQVVVLEDLHHADAAMMQMLATGLRSLDHVPVVFLLSLRHGFEDRTGELESFVNRRAADKRAVVLDLEPLSRADARELVQARVAQAGSGIGPQDIDALAADAYERTGGLPLFLDTYVHQHLEGAANASTYPRRTRMHLQEWLLGYDALALRVAQALSVLTSIRLVDLECVQEAIGYPASDLEGAFDRLVRMGVLYEEGREFHFAQPMLREELYDALGAAQRVRMHARAARHLEARGGRVTDLVGWATHVVKSTEPGDDAGFNAALEVAEHVGLSAPLVAAEWVGLARERLLPGDPREFDVDATRVGLLSYGGRLAEAIALSEEVLEKNGIGGRTARLAREHSMNLLGVGRFADALEVLTRAERSGVVDPAHAPVRAHALYSLGRREEADAAALLAARNEPMERDAYFAWLVMSAFDAQVLAREDRDALRERLEREAGEFGPLLEREARAALMVLAMEGGGGANEARRHARRIAELTGEDWAPRLDSTQMLAQTELSFVEGAWDEALAWADLGRSGEESAGMSVARDAVRALGVLMLDDLARPREAADLSRGLVARAPAGAPLVEAAHARVLVSGGEIASARDRLIRQIDWQLERGLPIFIGLVAEELARLPESDTDDEVLSHIRGAHELAAPLGWPANDVYLNRTLARMYCATDPDTAARHASVSWEIAHAHGMHAESARSGLVLGALGVDASSHLVAAHDLFRTLGAADLVSTARRHMRSAGIPIPRQRRRRGKASEVEGVVARLAIEGLTNHQIAQRLHYSVKTVELYLSRVYQQYGVSGRVALASGVASGAIEL, from the coding sequence GTGACCAGGGCGCTCTGCGTCGGGCGTGAAGCGGAGATCGCGGCGATCCTGACTGAAGCGGATGCCGCGGTCCAAGGCACGCGCGCAGCGGTGTTGCTCGTGCGTGGCGCACCGGGCTCGGGGAAGACGACCGTGCTCGACCAGGCCGTCGTGAGCATGCGCGAGCGGGGCTATTCGGTTGCCCGTGGCCGGGCGGATGCCCTGGACGCGGCGCGCCCGTACGCGGCTCTGCTCGACACGATCAATCGCTCAGAGTTGCTCTCGGACGCCATGCGGGAGGCCTTGGAGACCCTCCGCGCAGTGGTGGATCCGGTCGCCGTCAGGGCGCGGCCGGGTGCCGAGGCAGCACGTGGCTCCGAACGTGTGCTCGACCTGACGGTGCGAGCCCTGCGCACCGCGGCGCAGGAGGGCCCCCAAGTGGTGGTGCTGGAGGACCTGCATCACGCGGATGCCGCGATGATGCAGATGCTCGCCACCGGCCTGCGAAGCCTGGACCATGTGCCGGTCGTCTTCCTCCTCTCGCTGCGTCACGGGTTCGAGGACCGGACAGGTGAGCTGGAGTCGTTCGTCAATCGTCGAGCCGCGGACAAGCGTGCCGTCGTCCTTGACCTGGAACCGCTGTCCCGCGCCGATGCGCGTGAACTCGTCCAGGCGCGGGTGGCCCAGGCGGGCAGTGGGATCGGTCCCCAGGACATCGATGCGCTGGCCGCGGACGCGTACGAACGCACGGGCGGGCTTCCTCTGTTCCTTGATACCTATGTACACCAGCATCTCGAGGGCGCCGCCAACGCGTCCACGTATCCGCGGCGCACGAGGATGCACCTGCAGGAGTGGTTGCTCGGGTACGACGCACTGGCGCTTCGCGTGGCACAGGCGCTCAGCGTCCTCACCTCGATCCGCCTCGTGGACCTGGAGTGTGTGCAGGAGGCCATCGGCTATCCGGCATCGGACCTCGAGGGCGCATTCGATCGCCTGGTCCGGATGGGTGTGCTGTACGAGGAGGGGCGCGAGTTCCACTTCGCGCAACCGATGTTGCGCGAGGAACTCTACGACGCGCTCGGGGCAGCGCAGCGGGTGCGGATGCACGCAAGAGCGGCGAGACACCTGGAGGCGCGCGGTGGCCGGGTCACCGATCTGGTGGGCTGGGCGACACACGTTGTGAAGTCGACCGAACCGGGAGACGACGCCGGGTTCAATGCGGCACTCGAGGTTGCCGAGCACGTGGGACTGTCAGCCCCGCTGGTGGCGGCGGAATGGGTCGGGCTCGCCCGTGAGCGCCTGCTCCCCGGCGATCCACGGGAGTTCGATGTCGATGCCACCCGGGTCGGACTGCTGTCCTACGGTGGCAGGCTCGCCGAGGCCATTGCGCTGTCGGAGGAGGTCCTGGAGAAGAACGGGATCGGGGGGCGGACCGCCCGCCTCGCGCGGGAGCACTCCATGAACCTCCTCGGGGTGGGTCGATTCGCGGATGCGCTGGAGGTCCTGACGCGCGCTGAGCGCAGCGGGGTCGTCGATCCCGCGCACGCCCCGGTCAGGGCACATGCGCTGTACAGCCTGGGTCGGCGGGAGGAGGCCGACGCCGCGGCGCTCCTCGCCGCCAGGAACGAACCGATGGAACGCGATGCGTACTTCGCCTGGCTGGTGATGAGTGCGTTCGACGCCCAGGTGCTCGCCCGTGAGGACCGCGATGCACTGCGTGAGCGCCTCGAACGGGAGGCGGGTGAGTTCGGTCCACTTCTGGAGCGCGAGGCGCGGGCCGCGCTCATGGTGCTGGCCATGGAAGGTGGCGGTGGTGCCAACGAGGCGCGCCGCCACGCCCGGCGGATCGCCGAACTCACCGGAGAGGACTGGGCCCCGAGGCTGGACAGCACGCAGATGCTGGCACAGACCGAGCTGTCCTTCGTGGAGGGTGCCTGGGACGAGGCCTTGGCGTGGGCGGACCTGGGCCGCAGCGGCGAGGAGTCCGCCGGCATGTCCGTCGCTCGGGACGCGGTCAGGGCACTCGGCGTGTTGATGCTGGACGACCTGGCCAGGCCGCGAGAGGCAGCGGACCTCTCGCGGGGGCTGGTGGCGCGGGCACCAGCAGGCGCGCCATTGGTCGAGGCGGCGCACGCCCGCGTTCTCGTCAGCGGCGGTGAGATCGCCTCGGCCAGGGACCGGCTCATCCGCCAGATCGACTGGCAGCTCGAACGTGGTCTACCGATCTTCATCGGGCTGGTCGCGGAGGAGCTGGCGCGTCTGCCTGAATCCGACACGGACGATGAGGTGCTGTCCCACATTCGAGGCGCGCACGAACTGGCGGCGCCGTTGGGTTGGCCCGCCAACGACGTCTACCTCAACCGCACGCTCGCTCGGATGTACTGCGCGACCGACCCGGACACGGCGGCCCGGCACGCGTCCGTGTCCTGGGAGATCGCCCACGCACACGGGATGCATGCCGAGTCCGCGCGCAGCGGGCTGGTCCTGGGAGCCCTCGGTGTCGATGCCTCCTCCCACCTCGTGGCGGCGCACGATCTCTTCCGCACGCTCGGTGCCGCAGACCTGGTCAGTACGGCTCGCCGGCACATGCGTTCGGCCGGCATCCCGATACCCCGGCAGCGCCGGCGGCGGGGGAAGGCGAGCGAGGTCGAGGGCGTGGTGGCCCGGCTCGCGATCGAGGGCCTGACCAATCATCAGATCGCGCAGCGTCTGCACTACAGCGTCAAGACCGTGGAACTGTATCTCTCACGCGTCTACCAGCAGTACGGGGTCTCGGGCCGCGTGGCGCTGGCCAGTGGCGTGGCGAGCGGCGCCATCGAGCTGTGA